The Corynebacterium freiburgense region AACTGTAGTTTCGGTATTGCGTTCGAGTGATTCAGTGAATTCTGGTGAACTTATCGCAAGGTCTGGTAACCGGATACAGTTAGCTAGTTTGATTTCCTCGATGGAGCGGTCGTCGCGAAGCATAAATGTGGATATTTTGCCGACCAGGGCCCTAAACAAATGTACGGTACCAAACCGAAAAGGACCGATGCTTTGTGGAAGATATACGCTCGGCGTTGTGGAAAATCCAGCGGCGAAAAGTTGGGGAACCATTACCAGTAGACACTTTAGGAATTCCACGGGATGGCCTGCCCGTAGGTAGCCGCCGCCAACGCCGATAAGAAGATCGTATTCTTTGAGATTTCGTAGGACACGTAGGTATTGCCTTGAATAGCCAAACTTTCCGGGCTTTGTGTTGTACACAGGTATGCCAAGGTATTCGAAGCTGGCTGGATCTGATGCTAAAAGTTCTAATTCCACAGCATTGCCGAATACCTTTTTAACTAAGGCGATAGATTCATCAACGAGTAGGCCATCACCACGGTTGTGTGCACTATAGGCTTGCATAATCAGTATTTTTTGTGCCATTAGTTCATAATCTCCTGGTAGAGCC contains the following coding sequences:
- a CDS encoding polysaccharide pyruvyl transferase family protein; this encodes MAQKILIMQAYSAHNRGDGLLVDESIALVKKVFGNAVELELLASDPASFEYLGIPVYNTKPGKFGYSRQYLRVLRNLKEYDLLIGVGGGYLRAGHPVEFLKCLLVMVPQLFAAGFSTTPSVYLPQSIGPFRFGTVHLFRALVGKISTFMLRDDRSIEEIKLANCIRLPDLAISSPEFTESLERNTETTVDKTVILTTRALGGVLPPLVKDFGELLHKHEIPTVGYIQSAVGGNNDTEVQQQLTGIHNISPAEYLRQGNQPPQVVVAVRLHAALMALKAGHYVIHLAYERKGFSAFADVGLSEWVHNVNSFDPNVVFHQVEALLNNEETRANYRAALLQQKRPLEQKYNEMAEVLRASMSESK